Part of the Henckelia pumila isolate YLH828 chromosome 2, ASM3356847v2, whole genome shotgun sequence genome is shown below.
aagAGACTCactcattaaaaaaattattgacaAAATAATCCAAATCCTCGCCATTTGTGTCACAGGATAACTTATTTCACACTTGGCACCCCTCGGGTGTTGTCTATATATACATTTGAACGTTAGAGGTCTGAGTTTTAGCCAACTCCAAGCCTATTCCATTCTTGTCTCTTGCTATGTATTTGTCGAAAATTCACGAGCACTTTATCCCCCCCACTCAGACTTCGTGACCACTGCATTCAATCTCCTCTCCTCTCTGGAATTATCCCAAGCACAATCCCAGTTTTGCAAAGATAAAATTTCATTCTTGGGTTTTCGAGTGATTTGAGGTCAGACAGTTTCAGCTTGTTTTTGTACCGAGATGGGTTCGAAATTTCATTCATTCTTGAATCTTAAATGTTGGGTTTTTCTTGCTTTGTGTTTGGGAGCTTGTTGTGGCGGAATATCTGAGCTTTCTGTGAAGTTATTGAAGGCCCCTTCTCCATTTTCGAACAGTAATTCCGTCACATTTGGTTTTCAAGTTCTTGTGAGCGATTCTGGTAGCGTCTGCTCCGATTGTTCCACGGTTTGCAAGGTAATCAATTTTAGCTTCAGTACCATTCTTTTACAAACTGACAGAAATGGACCAAGAAATATGATTTCCAGTTTTTGCATGTATTTCAAGTTAAAAAAACTTAATCTTTCCTTGCTACTCGAGGAGACATTAGGTGATATATTATAATCCTTGTTTCAGTAAACGATTGGTTCAAGTTCTAGGATGGATTCCCGTGGAATCTTCTTTCGATTTGACAAGCTATCTTTGGCAAATGCAGCTGGATCATGGTACATTCTCGGCTTGTAATGGTGGGGAGGAGTCTTATACAAGGCTGCAGGATGGGCTTCATTCATTTGAGGTGTGCACCAGCGGTTCTCCTCACGGAGTCGCCTGCGCAAGCTATAACTGGACTGTTGGTTGAACACCACTCCTTTTCTTCTCAAAATTCATCTTTCGAAATTTAACATTTCAATACAAAATGTGTATAAATAAGAAAATACCAGCTTTTTATCCCATACTTGTATTTATTCCTAAGCAACTTAAAtcgtatcaattttttttttttttggctcaAAATAAATCATTCAAGTTGGATTCAGGTTTGAAAAGCTGTATCAAATCTCTGGAGAATACTGTCTCTCAGGCAGTTTGCTACTATTTTTGGCACGTATCACGTATGGACCTCGAAATGAGCATTGTGAATAGCATGTAGACCATTTTATCTCAAGGCCGAGAAAATATGAAGCGAATGGATACATTTTGAAGGAATACAACAATATTCATAGCCTGTAAGGACACAAGAAAACTAGTTACAATGTATCTGTAATAGTCAAATATCTTCTTTGGTTGCATCAAATCCTAATAGAATCAATGATTTTTAAGTTTGCAAAACAAATCTTATTCAATTTTGGTGTTGCACATTCTCTTGCATTGACCAAATCTTCTCGTATATCTTGTAGTCTCTCAACTTAGTAGAATATTTAGACTTCATAACTGACATTATTTTCGTGCCAAAAAGTACTATTAACTGAACTTTATTTAGGACTATAATGGTTCTCAACATCAACAGGATTTGCTGTAAATGTCCTCTGCAGATACACTTAATCCTACGGCATATATTACCGCTGCATCATCCTTCACAAGTACTTCTCATGTTCCCATAAACATATCTTTCAGCGAGCCATGTGGTGGTGGAGGTGGTTTCAGATGTTCTTCTATAAGTGCCTGCAATGTGAGTAAATTATCTGCTAGAAATGTTGATCGAGATTTAGTTATCCACTTTTTTGtattcagatttttttttaatgttggcAGCTTCTTGTGTATGGCCCTGGTCAGGTTGTGCCAAACACACTTAGGATTATACAGCCGAACCTGAAATATTCTATTACCGTTAGTCTAGCTAAAAGGGTTCGGTTTGGGCGTCTGATTTTAGTAATGGAAAAAGATTTCTGTACAGACTCTACTGGAAACAAATTTACAAGGACAGATAATTCAATTCTGTTCATACATGTTGGTGAGTAAATCTCGTGGAAAAGGCTGTAATTAGTACTTTCTCCTCAAAAATCAACGAAATTAATCGTTCATTGCTTCCATGTTTATATAAAAAGGTTGTGATTTTTTAACACTAGCTTATTCTGCTTTCCATTTTCTCGTATGTCTACATGGAGAAACATATGAATTTATGCACTGAAAAATATTGAGCACAATTTAAAAACCACTGATATTTTACTGtgaaattttgaagatacaagaAGTGTGTATGTAAATATGAGGACTCATATACCGGAAAGACTGCTTCAGATCGACGAAGGAACTAGAGCAGTGATGGCAACCAACAAGATTAAGAACTTAAAGGTGTATCTGTACTTTACAGAACCTGTGAAGAATTCGTCAGCTGAAATCTTGAACACCATCAACACTAGTCAAGGGTTACTTGTCCCCATTACTGGGAAAAACTTCGGAAAACGTAGATTTGGATATCAGGTTTATACTTAATGTTTTATTTGATGGTATTTTCATCTATGACAGGGAAATAACTAATTTCTTATATTTTTGTTTGGTCACCAAGCAGCTGACAGATATACCAGAGATTGCCATTATCACGGTGAGCTTGTATTCAAACTTTGTGATAAGCAGACAGGGAACCCCCATTGCTTCTGTATCTCCGATCACCTTCCTCTACGGTATTTTCTGTTTCTTTTGGAGAAAATCATGCGGATGAAGTAATAAGAAAATGGAATGGAGTGTCAGATCATTCCAAAGAAAGACATTTTCTTTCCAAGACATTTTTGAGGACTTCCTTAAAatattcatataaaatataatgcaACCAAAGGAAGACATTGAAACGGTAACgagattttcttaaattctaatatattcAGCTATTAACATGGGTACTTGATGAATCTGATAGCCAAAACACAACGATTAACTGCCTGTAGTTACAAGCTTTTGATCAATTGCTACAGAATTCAGAAAGAGGAACTAACTGCTTGTAATTTGGTCTTAGATTCTCAAAGGCCTACTGTGAGGTTGAGCACAAGGTGTTCTGCTCGGACAAAGGAAAGGAGCGTTCCTATACTGATTGAGTTTACAAAGCCTGTATTTGACTTTAACTCTTCTCATATATCCATCTCTGGGGGGCATTTGCTAAGGTAAGCAAGTCTGTGAACAAATTTTTAGACATATCATTGATGATGGATTCTTTTGTAGGAAAAATGGGCATTTCATCATTGGGTTTTTTCTTGAATTAATACTTCAGCTTCAAGGAGATGAGTAGAAGCACCTACATTGCGCAGATACAAGCAGATACTGACGTAATATCAATCACCATCCCTCAAAATGTAACGACTGATGTTTCAGGAAATAAAAATACAGCTTCTAATAAACTACAAGTGAGGCACTGTAagttttttaaagtttttcacTTACAGAATATTCCTCCTATTCCTTAATGACAAATGCAGTATCTTatgaataaatttatttattttatttatttaaaactctTTCTTTTTGCAGATTCTGTACCTCTTGTGTCTTTGGTGGTTTCCACCTTTGTGAATATCACATTCGCAGTGACATGTTTAGTCGCTGTGTTTCTCACTGTTTCGACTTCCAGTCTGCTATCCATTGGGGCATTCTCTAGACCAAGTTCTTCCTTATCCACTTACCCCACTAGAAATATTTTTGTGAGCTCTCTTTTCTTTTCACATTTATGCATGATTCAATAAACATGTTGTATACACATCTTGTTCGGAGATTGTGGAGGACAAACGAAACTCAAATTCCTTTAATCATGTGACAAGTTAAGTAACCACACATGGCTGCCTCCATGAGCCCACTGTAAATGAGCAAAAATTGCCTGTACTGTCCTATGTGGCCTAGAGATGGAAATATTCTATCCTGTACAGGCGCTTATGTGCCACAAGAATCGAAATATGAAGTAtgaatgtttaaaatatttgagttatcCAGATCACCAAATATACATTTAATTTTTGATACTACGACAATTACCCAATCCAACAACTATTTTTGTGACCAAAATGATTTTTGGCATTTGTGTCATTCATGGTCAATATTCGTAAGTGGCTCATGTTGATCATGATCACATACCACATGACAATGTTCATTTACTTAGCATGAGCATCTTGTGTTTTTTTACTTTACACAGAGAATTGCTTACCACATTCAAGTATTTGCACTATCCAGATGGTTGGCAGTTACATTGCCTGTTGAATATTATGAAATGTCAAGAGGTTTGCAATGGAGTATACCTTACTACAGTTTCCCATGGGAAAGGGGAAATGTTCAACCAGTCATGGTGGGGTCAAGTTCTCCCATGGATCGACATAGTTCTAGAATTCATGATTCGATAATCATCGAGAGTGTTCAACCAGTAGCAGGAAATCCAGATTCAGCTGCAAAGGTTTATGGCTTGCCACTGACTCCTTTGGAGTACAGTGCATATTTTGAGGTTTGACATCATTGCTTTTACTCGGACTATGTTTAAACCTCTGTATGTTGATTGTgggttttttttggtttttttggtttttttgggTGACAGAGCAAGGGTATCGTGCCAGGAGTTGATTCCCTTTTAGATCCACAAAATGCAGATGGGTAAGTTTTCGATATTATTCTGACAGTCCTTTCTGAGTACGGTTACTTCCGCGAATATGGGCATTTTTGTTTAACCAATCAAAGTGTTTTTTGTAGGTGGAGGTATTTCAGTAGAAGCATGTTTTGGCTGGCAGTAATTGGCGGCAGCTTGATGCTGTTGCATGCCTTATTGCTTCTTGTTCTCAAATTTAAAAGTAAGGACGTGCCAAAATGGAGCTATGGAGCATCAGTTTTTCCaagatttgaaatttttcttctCGTGCTCTCTTTACCAGGCTTTTCTGGATCCTCAGCAGCTATAGTTAAAGGTATTTCACATCAGTAATTTTTACTTTAGCCTTTGTTTGTGGTAACATGAGACTCCcttattctttaaaaaaagaaaaagaagaaagaaaaaacaagatactctctTATTATGGCTATTAGAAACGAAACAAGCTTTGATCTAATGATTTGATGAAGAATCTACATCTTCTGATTTTACATTGCAAGGGGGAACGACGTCTGGAATAATTGTCGGTGTTCTGATATTGGGTTTAGTAGCTTTTCTGCTGTTATCTTTGCTCTTGTTCCTCTCCATTGGAATTATATCTGGAAAGCTACTTcaatacaaagaagtacaacaAGAGGACCGGAAATTTCACTGGTATCAAGAACTTATTCGGCTGGCATTAGGTCCAGGTAAAAGAGGCCAGTGGACATGGAAGaatcaaccccattcaatttaTCTTACCATTCTAGGACCTTTATTCGAGGATCTGAGTGGTCCTCCCAAGTACATGGTCTCACAGATTGAAGGAGGTGGTTCAAGCAAACAAGAGGATAGAATCATTGCCTCAGATGACGAAACAGAAGATGCAGAAGGATCCTTCATTCAGAAAGTTTTCGGAACACTGAGAATATACTATACACTGCTCGAATGTGTGAAGCGCGTGGTTCTTGGAATCATAGCTGGTGCATACTCAAAAGACTGGTGTTCAAGAACCCCCTCAATCACCCTACTCAGCGTAACATCGTTTCAGCTCTTTTTCATGATCCTCAAGAAGCCATTCATAAAGAAAAGGGTTCAATTTGTTGAGATTGTATCAGTGTCCAGTGAAGTTGTTATTTTCGCTCTCTGCTTGGTTCTCTCGGATCATGAATATTCACCCAAAGACGAGAAAAGATTCGGGATCTCAATGCTCTCGGTTTTCTTACTAGCTTTTGTAGTTCAAATGATCAACGAGTGGTATGCCCTATACAAACAGATAAAGCATCTCGATCCCATGACTAACTCTTTTTTCCAAGGTTTAACTACGGCTTTGATCGGATTACTCATACTTTTATTCCCTGGTGGCTTCATTAAGAATTTTGACAGTCGATTCCCTATATACAACCTTGGTGAAACGGGATATACGACGTCCTCAGGCGGCAGACATGGGAGCTCCGGCAGCGGGAACTCAAGCGATAAGTCAGTGATGAGGCGTATAAGAGAATTGACACGGTCTAGCTTTAGTAGAGAAGGAAACAAGGCTACTCCAAACGACCCCTCAACTAGTAAGACTAGATTAAGTGAATTATGGAGAAGTAGCTCATCTGCTACGTCTACATCAGCAGATTTCAGGTCAAAATCAAAGGGATTGTTCAAAGAGTTGGAAGACATTTTTGCATCAGATAGAGGATCAGAGTGTGGCATCTCAGTTCAGAAAAACTTGAACTCCTGAAAATATCCGGTGGCTAAGCTGATAGTTGATCCTCTCGAGGTCGAACTTCATGGAAAACAAATGATTTGGCAGCCATTTATGAATCAAATGCAAGGATTTCTAACTGTAATTACAAAGCTAGTTAATACAATGGACTGGTGGATAATTGTATTCTATTGCATTTTCAAATCGATTTTGCTTCTCCTTTGCATGCCCTTGTGCTAAATTCTAGTCCTGCATAGGGTCTGATCTGTATTTTGTGATTTGGGGTTCGCTGTCTGAAAATCATTAAATTTCTCCACAATTATCTAATCACATTGGAGAAGTTTTATTTATCCGATTTATGCTTTTGCACATCTGACAATGTATTTAATGCCATAATGTATGATaactatatcatgcatatcatttaaGTTCATTTGACGtcaagatttttaaattttagactTATTATCGGGTTCAAACTTCcgtcaaataaaaaattaaattatctttTTTCGTGAGAGGTTTGCTAACAGCTTAGCTCGAACGTCCTTGTAgagtaattatttatatatgggCTGTAGCCGGAGCTGGACACAACATGCCCAAGAATCAAGATATTGGTGAAAGAAAAAGACagattatattatatgtaaagaGAGAGCCCAAAAAACATGGCGGACGACATTTcttcaacaagacaacaacgatTAGTCCTCTACTTCCACTACCTACGAAATGGAATCGTTGTTTTCTTTGACCAAAACAACTGCTACTCTTCCATCATCCAACTTTCATTATTATCACCATCCATCATTGTTGGCATTATTGTTCTCATTGGCATTCTCTTCTCTCGGTtcctttattattgttttcacCATCCATTTTGAccctttttctttaaaataaggacggagaaataaatcaagaaagTGGACAGCCCTTGTACTGGTCTGTTTTTGTTCTGGGTTAATCTCGGTGAGCTGTCTTGTTCCCTTTTCATGCTTTTGtggtatttatttttttgtaattattGGGTATTGTTACTTTTATCGGCAGGATTTGCTTGGGACTTTGGAGTTTGACTTTAAGGACGGTGATTTTTATCTCTTTTTTCATGTATGCTGTCTTTTTGGGATTTTTGAAACCAAGTGGACTCAATGATCGGAGGGATTATGTTGGATCTTGATAGAACTAGTTCTGTGAAAGTTTATCGTTTATCCACTGTGCATATTGCTTGCTTTCTGTATTTCGTGAAATCAATAACTCATAAATTTAAGTGTTCTTTCTCAATGAGAGATCGAGTTTCTAATGTTTTAAGCTTTTGCTTGCTCAAAATCCCTTATCTGAACCATCAagattggtttttttttttcgttaatTGGTTATTGAGTTTGATACATAATCGTGTGATTTGCAGGAAGATGTTAGGAGGAGGTCGGCCTAATGAAAATACGATGATCCCCTGTTTCACAGAGGAAAATCGTGTCCCAAATGATATAAACACATTACCTCACCTCCAATTATTTGGTCACGGTGAGCTTACTTATCAGTTGTCTAAGAAACTATGTTCATTTTAAAGTATTTTCCCCAAATGCTCCATTCTTGAATGGGTAATGAACTAATGATGCTGCTCGCATTACTAACGCTCAACTCTCATCTTATCTCCATGTCATTTATATAGTCTGTGATTACTGTTTAAGacaacttttaatttttctgcatAGCATGGCATGAAAAGTTTTAGGTATCATTCTGAATTTGTCTGCATTATAAGTCTGAAAAAGAACAGGGAGGAGAGGATCGATCTCAGGAGGAAGAACCTTGTTTGGAGCAGTTTCTTGCTTTATGACTACATGTTCATGCCTGTTACGAGGCTATAACCACAACGCACCCCACCTAATGGACCAAACAACTTGCGCTAGCCACACAACACATGATTTTAGGCTTGTAGCTTAGTAAAGCATATGTTGGTTCACTTTCCTTGAGCTTTAACCTCTGGAGAAAAtggtttcaatatggtgtcagAGTCAGGAGGTCAAAACTCGAAGGTTTAAAACATATGGTgttaaataaaattcaactttGGTGTGTCATTACACCTTGAATATTAGTGTCTAGCCACATTCCCTGATACTGCATCTAATTTCTAACAATGACAAAAGGTCGTCGGAACCCCCATCCCTGCAAATTGTGGTGTAGGCTGTGCTCTAGCATGATTCACCCAGTTTGGTTCCccttaattttcataattttggCAAGTAGTCACAACCTTTATTAGTTTTGTTGCAATTCTTTGCCAAAGTACTGAAAATGTGCAATGGAAACTAGATTCGAGTAGGAAATTGATTTTTGATTACTCGATAGTCCATCTTGATCTCAGTTGGGCTGGAGGTGAGGTTTACTTATTCGCAAGTGATCTCAAGTGCTTCGATTGCACATATGATAAACTGACTGATCTGTTACCTTTGAGGAGATGAGTACATAAATTAATTCAAAAGATGATGTTTTTCTCTTTCCAAATGGCTTGTGGCTGGTAGCAAAATTGTTTTCCATTCCCATTTCCCCCCCTTTGATTCTGATCAGATTTTGTGGATTGTTTGTCATTAGTAGATTCCAAAGGGTGCTATTGTTATTTTCTGATCCAGCAATCGGCGTGTTGGTGCTTCCAATTTGTATTTCCAACCTTTTCTGGTGTCTAGGATTAATATGTTGCATCAACTATCTTTTTCAGTGGTGGCATCTTTTCTAACTCAATAATCAAAATTTCTTTTTACAGCTCCAGCACAAGTCCATGCTGGCACTGGCTCCACAAACTGTAGGAGCAATGAGCATGCACCCACGCGCAATGGCTTTAACAAAAGACTTAGAGAAGAAAATCCAGTATTTATGCAGCATAAGCTTCATATATCTTCGGCCAAGAATTATGGCCCAAATGAAGTCGGTCAAATGGGGAATCTACAAAATCTTAATCCTGTATCGACCGGGCTCAAGCTTTCTTGTGAGGAAGAAGAGCATAGTTCATCTGCTACTTATGCCAGTGAGCACATGAAAAATGTGGTTCCTGGCATCTTTTACCTTGATAGTACTCTTAGAATGGAAATGGGTCTGCAGGCACAAGAATTTGATCGGTACGCCAAGCTTCAGGTATAGAAATAGCAATTCATGTCAAATCCCGCATGCAAACATTCTATTGATATttcaacattttaaaaaaatcggtaTCATTGTATTATGATGTATTTTTGTTAGGATGCTGTTGAGATTTAGTTATAAGAAACATTTCCTACCATATTTATTCGAAGATATTTGCATCTATGTACTGTCAACTGTGGACATTGTGTTGTTTATTCTAAGTTTGACTTCATGAGCAGGAAGAAACTGTTCTGAAGGGCATAAAAGAGTTGAATCAGAAGCACATGGTTTGTTTAATGAATGCACTGGAACAAGGAGTCAATCGGAAAATACACGAGAAGGAGCTCGAAATAGAGAATATTAACCGCAAGAACAAGGAGCTAGGTGATAAAATAAGGCAGGTCTCAATGGAAGCTCAGTCATGGCACTACCGAGCGCAGTACAATGAATCAGTAGTGAGTGTCTTGCAAAGCAATATTCAGCAACTCATGGCACAAGGAACTGCTGTAGCTCATGAAGGCACGGGTGAAAGCGAAGTAGACGATGCGGTATCAGGCACAGATCATTCTGAAACTTTTAAACTGAATGGTCGACTGATATGCAGATCGTGCAAGAACAAAGAAGTCTCGTTCCTGTTGTTGCCTTGCAGACATCTGTGTCTGTGTCCGAATTGTGAAGGATTTATTGACGTTTGCCCCGTTTGTCGGTTAATGAAGACTGCAAGTGTTCATGTGCACATTTAATTCAAGAAACATTACAGAGAACTTGCACTCATCATTCCATCTTGTTAATGATTTACAACTTCTTTTCATGAGCGAAT
Proteins encoded:
- the LOC140882489 gene encoding BOI-related E3 ubiquitin-protein ligase 1-like isoform X2, which translates into the protein MKMLGGGRPNENTMIPCFTEENRVPNDINTLPHLQLFGHAPAQVHAGTGSTNCRSNEHAPTRNGFNKRLREENPVFMQHKLHISSAKNYGPNEVGQMGNLQNLNPVSTGLKLSCEEEEHSSSATYASEHMKNVVPGIFYLDSTLRMEMGLQAQEFDRYAKLQEETVLKGIKELNQKHMVCLMNALEQGVNRKIHEKELEIENINRKNKELGDKIRQVSMEAQSWHYRAQYNESVVSVLQSNIQQLMAQGTAVAHEGTGESEVDDAVSGTDHSETFKLNGRLICRSCKNKEVSFLLLPCRHLCLCPNCEGFIDVCPVCRLMKTASVHVHI
- the LOC140882489 gene encoding BOI-related E3 ubiquitin-protein ligase 1-like isoform X1, giving the protein MIGGIMLDLDRTSSVKVYRLSTVHIACFLYFVKSITHKFKCSFSMRDRVSNVLSFCLLKIPYLNHQDWFFFFVNWLLSLIHNRVICRKMLGGGRPNENTMIPCFTEENRVPNDINTLPHLQLFGHAPAQVHAGTGSTNCRSNEHAPTRNGFNKRLREENPVFMQHKLHISSAKNYGPNEVGQMGNLQNLNPVSTGLKLSCEEEEHSSSATYASEHMKNVVPGIFYLDSTLRMEMGLQAQEFDRYAKLQEETVLKGIKELNQKHMVCLMNALEQGVNRKIHEKELEIENINRKNKELGDKIRQVSMEAQSWHYRAQYNESVVSVLQSNIQQLMAQGTAVAHEGTGESEVDDAVSGTDHSETFKLNGRLICRSCKNKEVSFLLLPCRHLCLCPNCEGFIDVCPVCRLMKTASVHVHI
- the LOC140882489 gene encoding BOI-related E3 ubiquitin-protein ligase 1-like isoform X3; its protein translation is MLGGGRPNENTMIPCFTEENRVPNDINTLPHLQLFGHAPAQVHAGTGSTNCRSNEHAPTRNGFNKRLREENPVFMQHKLHISSAKNYGPNEVGQMGNLQNLNPVSTGLKLSCEEEEHSSSATYASEHMKNVVPGIFYLDSTLRMEMGLQAQEFDRYAKLQEETVLKGIKELNQKHMVCLMNALEQGVNRKIHEKELEIENINRKNKELGDKIRQVSMEAQSWHYRAQYNESVVSVLQSNIQQLMAQGTAVAHEGTGESEVDDAVSGTDHSETFKLNGRLICRSCKNKEVSFLLLPCRHLCLCPNCEGFIDVCPVCRLMKTASVHVHI